CCGACAGGGTCACGAAGGCGGTTAGAAGCTGATAGAGCAAGGTCTGCTTCGCTGGCAGTGCTGCAAGACGTGAACCACGCACCACAACAGTCGTTGCGCCCCACGCCACTCCCGCGAGCAGGCAAAGCCCATCGCCAATAACCATGGCGTGGAAATCACCATGGACGGCCTCACCACGAACAAGGAATGCTATCGCGATGCCTGCAAAGGCAATGCCGATGCCGCCCCATTGTATGGTCGTCAGGCGCTCTGATGGCACCAGAAGATGCAAACCGAGTGCCGCGAAGAGTGGTGCCGTATAAAGCAAAACCACGGCATGAGCGGCTGAGGTTAGTCGCAACCCCTCCCCTAGAAACAGATATTCAAGCGCAAACAGCAAACCGACCAGCAGACCCGGTTTCCAGATCCCATTGGTAATGGTCAATGTTTCACGCCGCGCGATCATAATAGCGGCGATTAATGTAGCCCCTACGCCCGACCGCAAAGCGATCTGGAACAGTGGCGAAATATCCGCAGCCGTCAACTTCAACAGCACCTGCTGCAAGCCGAGGCTGATACCAACAAGAAGCATCATTCCAAACGCGTGCGTGTCGACGGGCTTACGCTCCATTGTCCGAATCCTCGTGATTAATCCGAACAATGGGTGTACGCTTGTCATGTATAGAGCATATAGCTTGAAACTGACAAACCTTAGCGCAGGATTGCCATAATGGCGGTAATAGCTCTCGAAGCCACGCATCAACCTCCCTTTACGGAAACCTTGCCGGAACGGCTGTTCTTTCGCACAGCCTGCATGCCACCGGCTGCTCGCTATCCCATGCATCGCCACGATTGGGGAGAGTTCGTCTATTCCTTCACTGGAGTAATGGAAGTGCGTATTGGCGACAGCCATCTGCTCGCCCCGCCGCAATATGGAATATGGCTTCCACCGCATATCGAGCATCAAGGGCTCAATCGTCAGGAAGTATGCTACTGCTCGCTCTATGTGACCGAAGAGCTTTGCGCCGATCTTCCAGCCAAGGCCTGCGCGCTCAACCTCAATCCACTGATCCGCACTTTGCTTGAACATCTGCGTATGAAGAAGCCATCGCAACCACAGCAACCGCAGGAAACACGACTGCTGCATACGCTGCTCGACCAGCTGGCGATTGCTCCATGTGCGGGTTCCTATCTGCCTTCGAGCACGGACCCAGCCCTCCAAAAGATATTGTCGATCCTTGAAGATGATCCAAGTGACAATCGCACCCTTCACACTCTTGCGAAGATCGCCAATACGTCCGAAAGAACACTGATGCGTCGCTGCAAACAAGAGCTGGGCATGAGCTTCCCTGAATGGAAACAGCGTTTAAGGACGTTGAAAGCCATGCCGCTGCTCGAAAAGGGGGCAAAAGTCGAACATGTGGCGCTTGACCTTGGCTATGCCAGCGCATCGGCTTTCATCGCCATGTTCCGCAAATTGATGGGTATCACCCCCGACGAATATCGCAGGCAAATCGGTGCCTGAACGGATATAGCGAAAAACTCTAGCGGCAACTGTAGCAAACTGCCCCTGATTTCTCCTGCAAGCAGACAGGAGATATTAAAGTTGCATTGCTTGCACGGCTTGCCCTTGTTCTTGCCCAAAGCAACCGCTACATCTCGGCTAAAGCATCGCTCCGGAGCCTGACTGGATTAGGACAGTACGATGCAAAGATTCAAAGGGTTGGAGCGGTTTTCCTGGGTCAGTTTAAGATCTGTGCCGCTCCGATTGCCAAGGAGACCTTTATGATCGCATTGTTTCGCACCATTGATCTGGCGCTCGATATCTATACTTGGATTATTATCGCTAGTGCCGTTTTCTCATGGCTCTATGCGTTCAACGTCGTCAATTCTTCCAACCGTTTCGTGGCTTCAATCGGCGAGTTTCTTTACAAGGTAACTGAACCGGTCCTGCGCCCGCTCCGCAATATCCTGCCCAATCTCGGCGGCATCGATATTTCGCCTATCGTCGTCCTGCTGATTATCTTCTTCATCCGTCAGTTCATGTGGACGACGCTGCTTCCTGCACTTCTGTAAGAAGCCCATACCTAACCAGACAAACACAAACGCCCGGACTTTCATCCGGGCGTTTTTGTTTAAACATATAAGACAGATTACTTGCCCTTGGCGCGTTCAATCGCTTCAACGATGAACTTGCGTGCGTAATCTTCATCGCCCCAGTCACCGATCTTAACCCACTTGCCGGGTTCCAGATCCTTGTAGTGCTCAAAGAAGTGCGCGATCTGCTTCAAGGTGATTTCCGGAAGATCGGAATAATCATGTACCTTTGCATAACGCTGAGTCAGGTTTGGCGAAGGAACTGCAATGATCTTCTCGTCCTTGCCCGAATTGTCTTCCATGACCAGAACGCCGATTGGGCGAACATTGATCACGCAGCCAGGAACCAGCGGACGGGTGTTGCAAACCAGAACGTCAATCGGATCGCCATCTTCCGAAAGTGTGTGCGGCACGAAGCCGTAATTACCCGGATAGGTCATAGGAGTGTAGAGGAAGCGGTCCACAATCAGGGCGCCAGCCTTCTTGTCCATCTCGTACTTGATCGGCTGTCCACCGACCGGCACTTCGATAATAACGTTGACGTCTTCTGGCGGATTGTTGCCGATGGAGATAGCATCAATATTCATGATGGGTCCTTTCGTGTCGCGCTCTGATAACGGGTTTCATGTTTCCGCGCAAGAAAAACGAAAGTTCAACAAAACGCGACGAATTGTCGTTCTCTTGAATGGAATAGAGCGCGATCAGGTTATTTGTTCGTTTTAGTGATTATTCACCCAGTTCTTTCAGCCGTTGAACAGCTGTTGGTGGCATGGGCGGTGCGTTGGTGTCACGACTTGCTGCTACCAGAAGTTCGTCACAGGCCGTTTCCGTTGTATCGATCAAGCGACGTAAGAATTCTTCCTTTTCGAGTCCTGCCGGAATAAGCGGCAGCACACGGCAACGAATAGTTCCCGGAAAACGCAGGAACTTACGACGTGGCCAGTAAAGCCCGGCATTGTGCGCTATCGGCAGAACCGGAAGGTTCAGCGCTTCATAGAGATGCACGATGCCATATTTATACTGCGGTGGTGCGCCCGGCGAACGGCGCGTTCCTTCAGGATAGATGAGAATCTGCCGACCTTCGGCAATGGCCTTCTGCGCGCCTTTCGTAATGGAATGCAGCGCCTTGACGCGCGACCCGCGATCAACTGGGATCATTTCCATCTTCGCGACATACCAGCCAAAGAGCGGTATCCGCATCAGCTCACGCTTGAGGATCAAAACCGGATCATCGAGCTGCGGCAAAAAAGCATAAGTGTCCCAGGCCGACTGATGCTTGGGCGCTACGATATAAGCACCCTCAGGAATATTCTCTAGGCCCTCGATCACATAATCGGTGCCTGCAATATATTTCTGAAGCCACAAATTAACCCGTGCCCAGGTTTTGGGAACAATCCAGGCCTTCTTGCGGGGAAGCAGAAAATAGAACGGCGTATAGAGGATCATTTGCACGAGAGTGCCGATGTAGAAGGCGATATTGAACAGGATGGAGCGCAGATAGAGAAGCATCGTATCGGCGAAAACCTTGGTTATGCCTGTTCAACGCATCAGTTTGAGGCGCATAGATCAGGTAAAAGAAACTGGGAGCTTTTCCAAGAAAGCAGCGGCACCGATATATCAGGAAGCTGAGCATTTTCCATAAGGAAATCTCAACGCCCGACGATCAATTCAGCGTCACTTTATTAGGAGGATTCGAATGTGCT
This sequence is a window from Ochrobactrum quorumnocens. Protein-coding genes within it:
- a CDS encoding DMT family transporter, with product MERKPVDTHAFGMMLLVGISLGLQQVLLKLTAADISPLFQIALRSGVGATLIAAIMIARRETLTITNGIWKPGLLVGLLFALEYLFLGEGLRLTSAAHAVVLLYTAPLFAALGLHLLVPSERLTTIQWGGIGIAFAGIAIAFLVRGEAVHGDFHAMVIGDGLCLLAGVAWGATTVVVRGSRLAALPAKQTLLYQLLTAFVTLSVAAFLMGQVKINWTTMLMGSFAFQSVIVSFAVFLIWFQLLRIYRASQLGSLSFMTPIFGVIFGAIILGEPIEISFVVGTAFVITGIMIVNGKEALVDHFRRSRQS
- a CDS encoding AraC family transcriptional regulator, which gives rise to MAVIALEATHQPPFTETLPERLFFRTACMPPAARYPMHRHDWGEFVYSFTGVMEVRIGDSHLLAPPQYGIWLPPHIEHQGLNRQEVCYCSLYVTEELCADLPAKACALNLNPLIRTLLEHLRMKKPSQPQQPQETRLLHTLLDQLAIAPCAGSYLPSSTDPALQKILSILEDDPSDNRTLHTLAKIANTSERTLMRRCKQELGMSFPEWKQRLRTLKAMPLLEKGAKVEHVALDLGYASASAFIAMFRKLMGITPDEYRRQIGA
- a CDS encoding YggT family protein; amino-acid sequence: MIALFRTIDLALDIYTWIIIASAVFSWLYAFNVVNSSNRFVASIGEFLYKVTEPVLRPLRNILPNLGGIDISPIVVLLIIFFIRQFMWTTLLPALL
- the ppa gene encoding inorganic diphosphatase, encoding MNIDAISIGNNPPEDVNVIIEVPVGGQPIKYEMDKKAGALIVDRFLYTPMTYPGNYGFVPHTLSEDGDPIDVLVCNTRPLVPGCVINVRPIGVLVMEDNSGKDEKIIAVPSPNLTQRYAKVHDYSDLPEITLKQIAHFFEHYKDLEPGKWVKIGDWGDEDYARKFIVEAIERAKGK
- a CDS encoding lysophospholipid acyltransferase family protein, with translation MLLYLRSILFNIAFYIGTLVQMILYTPFYFLLPRKKAWIVPKTWARVNLWLQKYIAGTDYVIEGLENIPEGAYIVAPKHQSAWDTYAFLPQLDDPVLILKRELMRIPLFGWYVAKMEMIPVDRGSRVKALHSITKGAQKAIAEGRQILIYPEGTRRSPGAPPQYKYGIVHLYEALNLPVLPIAHNAGLYWPRRKFLRFPGTIRCRVLPLIPAGLEKEEFLRRLIDTTETACDELLVAASRDTNAPPMPPTAVQRLKELGE